One Vitis vinifera cultivar Pinot Noir 40024 chromosome 15, ASM3070453v1 genomic window, TAAGAAATGGAGATTTATTAATATCCATCATGTCCTAATGTCAAATACATAAAGATATCAAAGAAATAAAGGACAATTTTTCTACttcataaatttcaaaatatctgGGCATGACATAATTTCAAGAGTTCACAACCACAGAAAAAGGCATTTCCTCAGCAGCATTGGCCCCAGGAACAGTTGAATGGCAAACTACAAATGTTATCAAGGAGACAAAAGCAAAAGAACAACTACACCACTACCAATAAGACAGCtgcaaaagaatttaaaaaaaaaagagtgagcTGTATTATGTCGGTTCACAAAAATGCTTACTTCCTTGACATTTCATCCTTACCTTCCCACCTAGCTCCACTCTCAAAACTGCTCACTTCCTCGACAATATTCATCCTTCCCACCTGTGTTTTtttcaagaaagagaaagagctGGGCTTCTCAGATACTTGGAGCTTTTAACTGTTCAATCTTTTGTAGTTTTCATACAGAAAGGATCCATGGCTTCCTCAACAACCCAAATCTTCTCTTCTTCTACTTCCACTTCCAACCCTCAATTCACTTACGATGTTTTTTTGAGTTTCAGAGGTGAAGACACCCGCTCTACTTTCACAGACCATCTCTATAGTGCTTTGGTTTCTAATGGGATTCACACATTTAGAGATGACGAAGAACTTGAGAAAGGAGGAGTTATTGCAGGAGAGCTCTTGAATGCTATTGAAGAATCAAggattttcatcatcattttttcgAAAGACTATGCTAATTCCAGTTGGTGTTTAAATGAGCTCGAGAAGATCACTGAATGCATGGCAACAAATGATCAGCAAataattctaccaattttctaCCATGTGGATCCATCGGAAGTGCGAAAACAGACTGGGACTTATGGAGAAGCGTTTGCAGATCATGAAAAGGATGCAGACcaggagaagaaggagaagataCAAAAATGGAGGATTGCCTTGACAGAAGCAAGCAATCTAGCTGGATATGACCGGCAGAAATATCAGTAATTACAACTTCCCTTcatctttaatttcaaaatatttttctttttatcttcatttgttttttattgctTGATTCTAATACATATGATATCATCTTTAAACCCCAAATTGCAAATCGGTGTGTTATGTTTGAAGATTGAACCCAATTGTGCTATTCTGGAGTTTAAAAACAAAGTTTGTCTTGCTCATCAGCAACAGCCTTGAAACACTGACCCAAATAAATCAAGCCTCAAGCTACACACTTGTCCCCCATACAATGCTCACTATAAAAATTGTTATGATTATTggttgggagaattatgttttgatgGGCCAATTTGGGAATAATAACATCTTCGGAACCCAACTTTCCATAATGCAAGATATGTCCACtgtttggaaaaatattaaaggaaaCATGCATTCTGGTCTGAGGTGTTATTTCATACCGAAAATACCCCTCCATTGTTCATCGTCCCTGTGAAAggtcccgatatttcctaccagccCACGCAGGATGcaaaatctgtccaatttttttattttatttttttaaaatataagatgctatttggtaatctgatcatgatttgcaggcaaaggttggATTTTTCAgcatggctcaaaaatcgtggatttagggtttgtgaaatttaaatccaatggcccAAAATCAAAGAGACCCCTGGATCAGATCAAGAAAACacatggaggaaaaaaaaaaagcactttttttttttgtttttcttggggGTTTGCATGGATCTTGTCGGAAATCAAACGAcgatggattttctcggaaatcaaacgacgatgaattttcccggaaatcgaatgggggatggattttcttgggaatcaaacgggggttgcaaaaaaaaaaataataacttgattagattagtacctgcgaggattgagaatGGCAGAGGAAAAAATAGGGctttttttagggattctctcgtctggaggccaacttcagaaaagggcctcggaaatcaaacgaggatggattttcccggaaatcaaacgaggatgaattttcccgaaaatcgaatgggggtggattttcttgggaatcaaacgggggttgcaaaaaaaataataataacttattagattagtacctgcgaggattgagaatGGCAGAGGAAAAAATAGGgcttttttagggattctctcgtctggaggccaacttcagaaaagggcctcggaaatcaaacgaggatggattttcccggaaatcgaatgggggtggattttcttgggaatcaaacgggggttgcaaaaaaaaaaattaataacttgaTTAGATTAGTATCTGCGAGGATTGAGAATGGCAGAGGAAAAAATAGGgcttttttagggattctctcgtctggaggccaacttcagaaaagggctccTTGATGCCCGAGTGAGAGACGGTGTCGTGAGAGACGGTGGCTGCTGACAGGGACAACTAAAGGGCAATTTTGGAATAGCATTTTAAAACAGTAGATAGTGCATGtttcctttaatatttttccaaacaGTGGACATATCTTGGATTATGGAAAGTTGGGTTCCGAAATGTTATTATTCCCAAATTGGCCcatcaaaacataattctccctttggTTTGTAACGGTCACAGGCtacttttccttttaattagGTTGGCTTCTAAAAAATGCTGAAGgagaaaaattaaaggtataTTTAGTTGCTATGTTTGGTCCggaaagtttgagggaaaatgcaagggaaagaaaacatagaggaaaaataaaaaggaaaaaaaagtaaaggaaaataaaaaaatagatttaaaataaataaattatttttatatactatttcaaactttttatttatttatttaactcttttatataaagaataaataatttaaaaatatacaaatctcttaataattttaattatatttaattttctttcgtattttttataagaaaatcaaatatgagaaaatcattttcctcaacattttttttccttccctaatatttttcaagaaccaaacatagcctttagGGAAAAATTGCGACAAAGAAAAtggtgagaaaaaaatataataaaacaaaaatatagaaaaataaaaaatgttttaaagttaataaattacttttaattttttttttttttaaaaaaaacccatttcacTTATATTTCTCCTTTTATATAAAGGTTAAATAATTGGAAATTGTTtaaccaattttaattttttttttctactttcttGGAATTAAATGtagtataagaaaaaaaatgattttttcagaTTTGGAGAGAAGTAGTAAAAAAAAGtgtcaaggaaaaaaaaagaaggaaaatattaaaagattttcctcatattttccttcaaacaaGGTAGAGAAAGTTTTAAGGAAATTATACttctcattaatttaattttttcccttaattaaatttcaatagATAATCAAAACaggagaaaattttattttcttttccttaatttttccTCTAACCAAATATAGTCataagatttgaaaaaaaggaaaaaaaaaaaaagagaaaataaatgaaaagaacgaaaaaaaaaagagggataatttatatatattgtcCAAGAATATACTTTTCTTAAACCTTCCTCTTTTAACATTTTCCCGTATTCTTCCTTGGTATTTCTTCTTacgtctaattttttttcatgatattcaaatataaggaaataatttttctaagcattttttttcctttttgaaaaccaaacaaaatattgatatttattatttttcctctcCTTTCTCCCTCTGAATTTACAAATAGACTTTCGAGAAAGTACGTAGTTTAACCAATTTTGTTTAAATCTAATCTAAATTTCACTTTAAGCTCGGTGGTGAAGCTTACTTTATGTTCTTACTGATGAAGTTTCGTGTCATCCCATAAGGAAGTGACAATTAGTCCTTCCCACAGATCTTTGTGTCTACATTATATTTGCCTAATACATAATTGATTAATGCATGATATTGTATATGTTTATACAAACACCAGAGTAAGTTATCCTACTAATACTTAGtacatcataataataataataacaatagaaCAATTTTCCCAATCTGAGTCACATTATTGATTCTTTCATATATCAACAAACAGACCTGTGAATATTCCTAGTAATTGCATTCTATCCATTTTCACAAAATGTGGACACAACTCCTGTGACTTACCTAAATATTGGAAAGTTGAAAGGGAATGATGAGCAACATATTTGTGAATAAACTAGTTCTAGTCATAAGTAATAACCTAGTTAACACAAATTACTAGACTGGAAGTTTGAATGGAGAACTTGCAGCTTGGTACACTAGGCAACTAGTACTTGTCTCCACTGTTTGCACAATGCTAGGATTTCTTGTcataaaaggtaataaaatcTCAATTTGAacctttcaaatatttgaatagCACAAGCTAGCacaaatgggttttttttttgttttttttcactttttcctttCACATGCATACTTGATATAACATTACTGAAATTGTACTTGAATGTGTGACTTAATGAAATGTGGTTTGATCTCTTTAGTTTAGATTCTATTTATTGGTTCCTAATTCAGTTTGAACATGCATTATAATTCACAGGTACGAATCAAAGCTTATTATGGAGATTATCGACGACATCCTTAAAAAATTGAATCCTAAGGTTTTATATGTCAATGAGGACATATGTGGAAAGGAACTTCGCTTGAAAGAATTGAAATCATTGCTAAGTATTGAATTGATCGATGATGTTCGCATGATTGGGATTTATGGGATTGGTGGAATCGGTAAAACTACCATTGCTAAGATGGTTTACAATGATGTCTTATGTCACTTCAAAGGTAGTAGCTTTCTTGAAGATGTCAAAGAGAGATCCAAATGTCATCATGGTAGACTTCAATTGCTTCAAGAGTTCCTTCATGGTACATTGATGGTAAAAGATCtaaaattaagtaatattgATGAAGGAATCAATATGATAAAGAATAGGCTCTGTCGAAAAAGGATTCTTCTTATTCTTGATGATGTAGACCATTTGGATCAATTGAAGTTATTGGTTGGAAGTTGTGAATGGTTTGGTCCAGGAAGTAGAATCATCATAACCACTAGAGATAAACATTTGTTAAACGTGCATAGAGTGGATGCAGTATATGAGGTTAAAGAGTTAGATCACAAAGAAGCTATTCAACTCTTCAGTAGGCATGCCTTTAAACAAAACATTCCTCCAAAAAATTATGAAGACCTCTCGAATTGTGTGATAAATTATGCTAAGGGTCTTCCATTGGCTCTTAAAGTTCTAGGTTCTTTTCTTTATGGCATGACAATAGATCAATGGAAGAGTGCTTTAGATAAATTGAAGGGAAAGCCTAACATGGAAATACACAATGTGCTTAGAATAAGTTTTGATGGACTCGACCACacagaaaaacaaatatttctTGATATTGCCTGCTTTTTTAAAGGAGAAgataaagattttatttcaaGAATATTAGATGGTTGTAATTTCTTTGCAAATATAGGGTTGAAAATTCTTTGTGATAGGTGTCTCATAACAATTTCAAATAGTAAGATTCATATGCATGATTTAATACAACAAATGGGTCAAGAAATTGTTCGTGAAAAATATCCCGATGACCCTAATAAATGGAGCAGATTGTGGGATCCAGATGATATCTATCGTGCGTTTTTAAGAAAAGAGGTAAGAATCAACTACATGGACCTTCTTGAATCTTAGTGGAAGATAGAAgcttatataattttatttctattttaaactTCACATGCATATAAAACACGAATTAACTAAGTTCTATATATTTGTGTTTCCCTCAttgttggtttttatttttcagggaatgaaaaaaattgaagccATATCCTTGGACTTCTCTAGATTGAAAGAAATACAGTTGAGTACAAAAGTTTTCTCAAGAATGAAGAAACTTAGATTACTCAAAGTCTATTGGAGTGATCATTCTAGTTTTACGAAAAAAGAGTCTAAGGTGTTCATTCCAAAAGATTTCGAAATTCCTTCTCATGAGTTAAGATACCTTTATTGGGAAGGATACTCTTTGAATTGCTTACCATCAAATTTTCATGGAGAAAACCTTGTTGAGCTTGAATTAAGGTATAGCACAATAAAACGACTTTGGAAAGGGAGTAAGGTATATGACTATCATGTAGTTATTCttgtagttcatgttaattttgaaattcctgaagtttatttattaaaacaaatttccTTTGGTTTCAGGGTCTTGAAAAGTTAAAGTTCATCAATCTAAGTCACTCAGAGAAGCTcactaaaatatcaaaattctCAGGAATGCCAAATCTAGAGAGGCTAAATCTTGAAGGTTGTACAAGTTTGCGAAAAGTTCACTCATCCCTTGGAGTTCTAAAGAAGCTTACTTCCTTACAACTGAAAGACTGCCAAAAACTTGAAAGTTTCCCAAGCAGCATTGAGTTGGAATCCCTTGAAGTTCTTGATATCTCTGGTTGCTCCAACTTTGAGAAATTTCCAGAGATTCATGGGAATATGAGACATTTGAGGAAGATCTATTTAAATCAGAGTGGTATTAAAGAACTTCCAACCAGCATTGAATTCTTGGAGTCTCTTGAAATGCTTCAACTAGCAAATTGCTCAAACTTTGAGAAATTTCCAGAGATCCAGAGGGATATGAAAAGTCTACACTGGCTTGTGTTAGGTGGGACTGCGATTAAAGAGCTACCCTCCTCGATATATCATCTAACAGGACTTCGGGAGCTCAGCCTGTATAGGTGCAAAAACTTGAGGAGACTTCCAAGCAGTATTTGTAGGTTGGAATTTCTTCATGGTATCTATCTCCATGGCTGCTCAAATCTGGAGGCCTTTCCGGATATCATCAAGGACATG contains:
- the LOC100250170 gene encoding disease resistance protein RUN1; this encodes MASSTTQIFSSSTSTSNPQFTYDVFLSFRGEDTRSTFTDHLYSALVSNGIHTFRDDEELEKGGVIAGELLNAIEESRIFIIIFSKDYANSSWCLNELEKITECMATNDQQIILPIFYHVDPSEVRKQTGTYGEAFADHEKDADQEKKEKIQKWRIALTEASNLAGYDRQKYQYESKLIMEIIDDILKKLNPKVLYVNEDICGKELRLKELKSLLSIELIDDVRMIGIYGIGGIGKTTIAKMVYNDVLCHFKGSSFLEDVKERSKCHHGRLQLLQEFLHGTLMVKDLKLSNIDEGINMIKNRLCRKRILLILDDVDHLDQLKLLVGSCEWFGPGSRIIITTRDKHLLNVHRVDAVYEVKELDHKEAIQLFSRHAFKQNIPPKNYEDLSNCVINYAKGLPLALKVLGSFLYGMTIDQWKSALDKLKGKPNMEIHNVLRISFDGLDHTEKQIFLDIACFFKGEDKDFISRILDGCNFFANIGLKILCDRCLITISNSKIHMHDLIQQMGQEIVREKYPDDPNKWSRLWDPDDIYRAFLRKEVRINYMDLLESYKLHMHIKHELTKFYIFVFPSLLVFIFQGMKKIEAISLDFSRLKEIQLSTKVFSRMKKLRLLKVYWSDHSSFTKKESKVFIPKDFEIPSHELRYLYWEGYSLNCLPSNFHGENLVELELRYSTIKRLWKGSKGLEKLKFINLSHSEKLTKISKFSGMPNLERLNLEGCTSLRKVHSSLGVLKKLTSLQLKDCQKLESFPSSIELESLEVLDISGCSNFEKFPEIHGNMRHLRKIYLNQSGIKELPTSIEFLESLEMLQLANCSNFEKFPEIQRDMKSLHWLVLGGTAIKELPSSIYHLTGLRELSLYRCKNLRRLPSSICRLEFLHGIYLHGCSNLEAFPDIIKDMENIGRLELMGTSLKELPPSIEHLKGLEELDLTNCENLVTLPSSICNIRSLERLVLQNCSKLQELPKNPMTLQCSDMIGLCSLMDLNLSGCNLMGGAIPSDLWCLSSLRRLNLSGSNIRCIPSGISQLRILQLNHCKMLESITELPSSLRVLDAHDCTRLDTLSSLSSLLQCSLFSCFKSAIQELEHGIESSKSIGINIVIPGSRGIPEWISNQELGSEVTVELPMNWCEDNDFLGFALCSLYVPLDDAFEDGGLECRLIAFHGDQFRRVDDIWFKSSCKYYENGGVSYLHKCCDNGDVSDCVLWVTYYPQIAIKKKHRSNQWRHFKALFNGLYNCGSKAFKVKKCGVHLIYAQDFQPNHYSSQLLRETANCNVKRSRDDTESDPAEGPSHKRLRDLEP